From the Butyrivibrio fibrisolvens genome, one window contains:
- a CDS encoding DUF6896 domain-containing protein — MDEVFINAVNDYYHIIEDACLILINYINESEQMNITNKRELLDYIYSHHIINKKICERTYYFHGVGCTVEVDGIPKIDWDFGYLHFWCGIDPFKMARTLNNTSGSGCKIWDGKDIFEQCEKYLKEDGYLYKYKNQYYFDWTQQSLKKESLQQKSLILESYDK; from the coding sequence ATGGATGAAGTATTTATAAATGCAGTGAACGATTATTACCACATTATCGAAGATGCATGTTTAATTCTGATTAATTACATCAATGAATCGGAACAAATGAATATTACGAACAAACGAGAATTACTCGATTATATTTATTCTCACCATATTATCAATAAGAAAATATGTGAGAGGACATACTATTTTCATGGCGTAGGATGTACTGTTGAAGTAGATGGAATACCCAAAATCGATTGGGATTTTGGGTACCTTCATTTCTGGTGTGGAATTGATCCATTTAAGATGGCTCGTACATTGAATAATACATCTGGATCAGGGTGCAAGATTTGGGACGGTAAAGATATATTCGAACAGTGTGAAAAATATCTGAAAGAAGATGGTTATTTGTATAAATATAAGAACCAGTATTATTTTGATTGGACCCAGCAGAGTCTTAAAAAAGAGTCTTTACAGCAAAAAAGTTTGATTTTAGAGAGTTACGATAAGTAG